The Paraburkholderia sp. PREW-6R genomic interval GGAAACACGAACCACATCCAGTGGCTGCGTTTGCGGCCGCTGCGCAATTCCTCGCACACGTCGGCGTAAAGCGGATCTTGCGCAACGACAAAACGCTGGAGTGTGTATGGGTCGTCCCTATCCGTACTCATTTTTGTACTCCTTGCAGGCTTGTGCAGATTCAGTCTGCGCAGCATGTCGCATACCCCCCGGCGCGACGCGCGCAAGGCTCGCTTTTTGCTCCACACCAAAACACGTCAGGCGAGCACATCATCATGGACATCCTGCACCGCAAAGCGAGCGTCCCGCCCTCTCAGCCCATCAAGCTGACGACGATCGCGAAAGAAGCGATTGAGCGTTTCTCATCCGATCGATGCGCAATGATGGGCGCGAGCATCGGCTTCTACTCGGCTTTTTCACTCGCGCCGACGCTGCTGATCGTGCTGGCGATCGCTGGCTGGTTTTTCGGCGCCGATGCCGCACAAGGTCAGTTCTTCGCGCAGATCCGGCAAATTCTCGGACCCGACGCGGCGAGCGCCATGCAGGGCGTTGTTCAGCATGCGCATCGTTCCAGCGGTAGCGGCCTGGCCGCGGCGTTTTCCGTCGTGTTGCTGCTGGTCGGTGCATCGGCTACGTTTTCCAGTCTGAACACGGCGCTCGACGTGGTCTTCGCAGCCAGGTCTCCGAAAGGGCTCGCGGGCCTCGCGTTGATCGTGCGAGCACGCCTCGTGTCGCTGGGTTTATTGATGGGGCTCAGCTTTTTGCTGGTGGTGTCGCTGGTGCTCGACGCGGCCATCCAGACCGCCGGCAGTGCAGTCTTCGGTAGCTCGACGCTGAGTGTGATTGCTGACGTCACGCAGTCGATCTTCGGCCTCGTGGTTCTTGCTTTCGGCCTCGGCGCGCTGATCAAATGGCTGCCCGATACCCGCGTGAGCTTTCGTCCGGCGCTGGTAGGCGGTGCAGTGGCTGCGGTGCTTTTTACCGTGGGCCGGCATCTGTTCGGCTTCTATCTCGCGCACGCCGGCACCGCGGGTGCGTTTGGCGCGGCCGGATCGCTTGCGGTGCTGATGATGTGGCTATATTTCTGCGCCATTGTTTTTCTGTTTGGCGCCGAGGTCGCGTCGGCCATGTCGCAAAAGCCGAAGGAGAGCGACCCCGCCGACGTCAAGGCACGTCTAAGCGTCTCGCATTGATCGCCGTCGCGAGCGCGACCGCACGTCGAACGAAGTCGCGCCCATCACACCGGCACGAGTCGATACCCGTGCCGGAGGAGGCGCTGAAAAACAGGCAGACGCAGCGAACGCCCGGAGTCGTCTACGCTCGGCGCTTGAACGTCACATGGAGGCACTCATGGCACCGCATCGAATCATGTTCATCCGGCACGCGGAGAAGCCCGACGCGAGCAGCGGAACCGGCATCGACGCAGACGGCAAACCCGATGAAGAAAGCCTCGCGGTACGCGGCTGGCAGCGCGCCGGCGCACTGGTGCGTTTCTTCTGCCCGGCCGAGGACTCCCACGCCACGCAGCGGCGGCCGGGCACCGTGTTTGCGCCCGGCACCGGTCCCGCCAGCGAGAGCAGGCGCGCCATGCAAACCGTTACCCCACTCGTCGCGAAGGTGCGAGAAACGTCGAAGGTGGAGTTCATCACGACTTACCTGAAAGACGATGGCGAAGCGCTGATGAAAGACGTGCTCACGCGTGCGGGCGTCGTGCTGATTTCATGGGAACACAAGGTGCTGCCGACGCTGATCGGACACATGCCCGGTGCGCCGGCCGTGCCGTCGAAGTGGCCGGACAAGCGCTTCGACATGGTGTGGGTGCTAGATCGCGATGACGACACATGGTCGTTCTCGCAACTTCCGCAACTGCTGCTCGCGGGAGATTCGGACGAGCCGATCCGATAGCATGTGGCGCGATGCGCGATCGACACGCACTCGGGCACGCAATCGGGCACGCAATCGGCGCGCACTGACCTCCGTTCACCAGGGCACCACGCGCCCGAGGTAATCCACATAATGCAGCCCGCTGCGTCCCGCATGGGTGTCGATCGTGCTGACCAGATTCGGAATGCTCTCTTCAATGGTCAAACGCGCCTGCGGGCCGCCCATATCCGTCTTCACCCATCCGGGCGCCATTAACAGGAGGGTCCGCGGATCGTCCGGGTGGCGCGCCGCGAAGCTGCGCATGAACATGTTGAGCGCCGCCTTGCTGCCGCGATAGACCTCGTAATGGCCGTTGGTGTTGTTCGCAACGCTGCCTTGGCCCGACGACATCACACCAATCGTTCCGTATGGCCGCACGAGGTCCTGAAACGCCTCGATGACCCGCATTGGACTCAAAGAATTGGTCACCATCACGCGCACGAATTCGTCGGTCGAGACATCGGCAATCGTTTCCCGATCGTCGTTTTTCACGCCGGCGTTCACGAACAGCAAGTCCAGCTCGCGACCCGCGAGACGCGCATGGAGCGCGGCAACCTGCTCGGGCATCGTCACATCGACAGTCTCGACTTCCAGCGCGCGGTGCGCGCCTGCCGACAGTTCGCGCAATCGCGCTGTCGAGCCTTCGCGGCCGGTGGCGATAACGCGCCAGCCGCGTTTCAGATATTCCTCGACCATCGCCAGTCCAAGCCCGCGCGATGCGCCGATCAGAAGGACGGTTTTTTGCGCAGAGACGTCCTGCATGGTTGCTCCTTATGAGTGAGGCCGCCTTGCAACGCACTCGTCAGCGGTTCGATCGCGGCCGGTACATTCAATATATCGACGGCGAGGCCACGGCGGAAGACGCGGCATCTGCACGTATAAGCTGCACGGGACGCCATGTCCGGATCGCCCATGCTACGATCGGCGCATGCCTGAACCCGACCTGAATCTGCTCGTTGCACTCGACGTCCTGCTTGCCGACGGCAGCGTCGCGGGTGCCGCTCGCCGGCTAGGTCTGAGTGCTTCCGCGATGAGCCGGACGTTGACGCGGCTTCGCGACGCGACCGGCGATCCACTGCTCGTGCGCGCGGGGCGGCGCATGGTGCTGACACCTCATGCGCAGGCGTTGCGCCAACGCGCGCAGAACGCCGTACACGAGGCGCGCGCCGTTCTACGTCCGTCGGTCGCGGAGCCGGATTTTTCGACGTTGCAGCGCACCTTCACCGTTCGCGCCAATGAAGGCTTCGTGGCGGCGCTCGGCGGCCCGCTGATCGCCGCCACGCGTGCCGTCGCGCCGCATGTGCGCCTGCGCTTTGCGTCCAAGCCCGAGAAGAGCGCGGCGCACTTACGCGATGGCTCTGCCGATCTTGAGATCGGCGTGCTGGGTAAGATGGGTCCGGAAGTCCGGGTGCAGGCGTTGTTTCGGGATCGATTCGTCGGCGCGGTCAGAGCGGGACATCCGCTTTCGCATCTGCGTGATGTGACCACCGCGCAATACATCGCGTTCGGCCATGTCGTCGCATCGAGAAGCGGCCGCACACACGGACCGGTCGACGATGCGCTCGGCGCGCTCGGCATGGAGCGCACGATCGTCGCCGTGGTGCCGAGCTTTCTTGCCGCGCTTGCGGTGGCGCAGGCTTCCGATCTGATCGCCCTCGTGCCCGCGTCTCTGATGCGCGCCCAACCCGCGTCCGCCGGCGTGCATGTTTTCGAACTCCCGACGGCGACCGGCGAAATTACCGTCTCCCAGATGTGGCATCCGCGCGTCAAGGTGGACGCCGTGCACCGCTGGCTTCGTCAATTGACGCTAACTGTTTGTCGCGAACGACTGGGGACATGACGCACGGGGATTTAGCGAAAGCCTGCGGGCACTTCATCTGCGCAGCCAAGGTACTGTTACGCTTTGGCGTGCCGCCTGCCACCAGAACTGCCATCAGAATTGCCGCCAGCCTGCCGCATGCCTGCTGTCTCTGCCCTGCCTTCCATCCATCTGTTTCAGTGATCCATGAGTTCTGTCAGCCGACGCATTGCGCACCTCGACATGGACGCGTTCTACGCGTCCGTCGAACTCCTTCGCTATCCTGAACTGCGCGGCAAGGCGGTCGTGATCGGCGGCGGCCGCAGCGGCACACCGGAGCTACTGGAAGACGGCACGCGCCGCTTCGCGCGACTGCGCGATTACGCGGGACGCGGCGTCGTCACCACGTCCACGTATGAGGCCCGCGCGCTTGGCGTGTTTTCGGCGATGGGCATGATGAAAGCGGCCATGCTCGCGCCGGACGCGATCCTTCTGCCGACGGATTTCGACTCGTATCGACACTACTCGCGGCTCTTCAAGGCGGCCGTCGCCACCTTCACGGATCAGATCGAAGATCGCGGCATTGACGAGATCTATATCGACCTGACCGACGTGCCGGGCGAGCCGCACGAGATCGGCGCGCGCATCAAGCAGGCGGTCAATCAGGCAACCGGTCTCACGTGTTCTATTTGCGTGGCGCCGAACAAGCTGCTCGCCAAGATCGGCTCCGAACTCGACAAGCCCGACGGCCTGACCATCCTCACACCCGCCGACGTGCCGCTGCGCGTGTGGCCCTTGCCGGTGCGCAAGGTGAACGGCATCGGGCCGAAGGCGGCGGAGAAGCTGACGGCGCTGGGCATCGCCACGGTCGGCGATCTCGCGGCGGCGGACGCGGCGCGCCTGCAGAACAACTTCGGCCGCAGCTATTCAGCGTGGCTGCTGGAAGTCGCGCAAGGGCACGACGAGCGGCCGGTGGTGGTCGGATCGGAACCCAAGTCGATGAGCCGCGAGACGACCTTCGAACGCGATCTGCATCCGCGCCATGATCGTCCGGCGCTGTCGAGTGCATTTACCGGCTTATGCGTGCGCGTGGCGGAAGATCTCGTGCGCAAGGGCTATGTGGGCCGGACCGTGGGCATCAAGCTGCGCTACGACGATTTCCGTACGGTCACGCGCGATCTCACACTCGACGAACCCACCGCCGACGCGGCCGAGATCCGCCGCGCGGCGACCGAATGTCTGCGGCGCGTGGAATTGAATCGCAAGCTGCGCTTGCTAGGCGTGCGGGTGAGCGCATTGACGCCGGCCAACGCGCAACCGCTCAGGCAGCGCCGGCCGGTTCAGGCCGATTTGCCCTTCACGAGCGACGAGTAAGCGGGCGTGCCCGCCGTAACCGCCGGCGAGGAACGCAGCGTGGCGCCGTCGGCCCCGGCCTGAGACGCCGCCACGGAAAACGCGAACGTATTGATCCCGTTTTCACTTCTCACCGACACCCCGCCGCGGTGCATCTCCGCAATCGCCTTGACGATCGCAAGGCCGAGGCCGTGGTTTTCTCGGCTATTGGTGCGCGACGCCTCCGCGCGATAAAAACGGTCGAACAGATGTTCCAGCACATCGGGCGCAATGGGCCGGCCCGGGTTTGCGACTTCCACACGCACCTGGTCTTCATCGCGCAGGATCGTCACCGTGATGCGCGCGCCCGGTTCGCAATGCTGGATCGCGTTCATCAGCAGGTTCGTGCATGCGCGGCCGAACAGCGAACGGTTCACGCGCGACAGCGCGTCGCCATGCAATTGCGCGTGAACCCGCGCTTCTTCGAGCGGAATCTCCAGAAACTCCAGGGTGTGCGCCACTTCCGCGGCGAGCGACACTTCCACCAGACCCGTTGCGCGTTCGCCCTGATCGGCACGCGCGAGGAACAGCATGTCGTTGATGATCGCGCGCATCCGCTCGAATTCTTCGAGATTCGATTGCAGCGTATGGCGCAGATCGTCGACGGAACGATTGCGCGTCAACGCCACCTCGGTCTGGCCGATCAGGATCGTGACCGGTGTGCGCAGCTCGTGCGCGACGTCCGCGTTAAACGATTCGAGACGCCCATACGCGCCATCCAGCCGTTCGAGCGCCCCGTTGAACGAGTTCGCCAGGTCATTCAGTTCGAGCGGAAGAGAGGCCGTATTCAGACGCTGTGAGCGGTTGTTTGGACTGACGGCGGACGCGTCGCGCGTGAGACGCGTGAGCGGCGCGAGACCGAGCCGCGTCACCGAATAGCTGAGCAGCAGCACGGCCAGGCTGCCGAGCGCGGACAACGCGGCAAGTGCCGAGCCGAACACGCGCATGGTGCGCACGTTGGGCGAATAGCTCGCTGCCACCTGCAACTGCACGGGCGGCCGCGCACCGTTGGCGGGGATCGTCGCCGTGGCGGTGAGCATGTCCTGTCCGCCGCCCGCCGGCGTGACGCGCGTATAGCCGCCTGGCCAGCTCGTTACCACGTTGCCGTCCACCGGCTTGCCGTAATGAAAATAGGGATCCGCGCCCGACACCGAATATGTGGTGCTGTTGTCGTGCGGCGTCATGTCCGTGAGCTTTTCACGCGCCATGCGCCACTTCTCGGGCGTCACGGCGTGATAGACGATGATGCGCGCGATCTGCGCGCGATCGTCGAGCGATTCACGCAGATGGTGTTCGAGCTGCGTGCGCAGCACCAGAAAGAGACCCGTGCCGACCAGCGTAAAGACGGACAACGCGACGAGCGCGAACATCAGCGCCAGCCGGCGGGCGATGGATCGGTTCATGATTGCTCCGCCTCTTCACGCACTTCGAGAACGTAGCCCATGCCGCGCACCGTATGCAGGAGCTTGGACGGAAACGGGCCGTCGAGCTTCGCGCGCAGACGTTTGATCGCGGTTTCCACGACGTTCGTGTGGCTGTCGAAGTTGACGTCCCAGACGAGTTCGGTAATCGCGGTTTTCGACAGAATGTCCCCCTGCCGGCGCGCGAGCACGCTCAGCAACTGGAACTCCTTGGCGGTTAGATCGAGCCGTACGCCGTCGCGGGTCGCGCGCCGTCCAATCAGATCGACGAACAGATCGCCGACCGAAATCAGCGTGGACTCCTGTGAGCGGGTGCGGCGTGCGAGCGCATGCAAGCGCTCGACCAGTTCGAGGAACGAAAAGGGTTTGGTGAGGTAGTCGTCGGCGCCTTCGCGCAGGCCGCGCACGCGATCGTTCACGTGGTCGCGCGCGGTGAGCATGATGACCGGCGTGGACTTGCGCATGCGCAGCGCCTTGAGCACGCTGAAGCCGTCGCGCCTCGGCAGCATCACGTCGAGCACGATCACGTCATAGTCGAATTCGGTGGCCAGATGCATGCCCTCCTCGCCGTCGAGCGCGACGTCCACGACCCAGCCCTGCTCTGTCAAACCGGAACGTAGGTAATCCACCACCTTCAGTTCGTCTTCAACGATCAGCAATTTCATGCGCGTCCCCTTGTATGTGAATTATACGAAACGCCTTGCAGGCTTTCCCTGCATGCCGCGCTGGGCGCTGCTGTGTCATGGGCCGCCATCGGCTCACTCGGCATGAGCGATCGCCTCGCTCTGCTCCTTTCCGTCTGGTCGCAGGTTGCGCGGCGAAACGTTGGCCTCGGGCGCGCTGCCTTGAGACGCATTGTCGTGTGGCATGTTGCCTTCGGGCATGTCGCCTTGACGCGCATTGCCTTGAGGCGTATTGCCTTGAGGTGTATTGCCTTGGGTCGCGCTGCCTTGACGCGCATTGCCTTCAGGCGCATTGCCTTCAGGCGCATTGCGCTGCGGGGCAATGCTGGTGCCGGAGAGCGCCATGTCCGCATCGGTCCATCCCCCGCCCAGCGCCTTCACGAGCGACACCGACAGCGTCATCTGCTGACCGTGAATCTGCACGTCCTGGCGCTCGCTCGTGAGCAGCGACTGCTGTGCGGTGATGACGTCGAGGAAAGCGACGAGGCCGCCCGAATAACGGTCGTTCGCGAGCGACAACAGCCGCTGCGAATCAGCAACCGCGGCATGCGACTGCTGCGACGCGTTATCGAGCACCGAAAGCCCCGTGATGCCATCCTGCACCTGCTGGAACGCATTGAGCACGGTTTGCCGGTAGTTGGCCTCGGTGGCCTTATAACCTTCACTCGCATACTGCACGTTGGCGGCGCGGCGGCCGCCGTCGAAGAGCACCTGGCCGACGGCCGCGCCAAGCGTCCACATCAGCGTGGGCGCGCTCAGCAGGCTCGCGAACTGCGTCGCCTCCCAGCCGATACTCGGCGTGAGCGTGAGACTCGGGAAGAAGGCCGCCTTGGCGACGCCGATCTGCGCGTTTGCCGCCGCCATCGCCCGCTCGGCCGACGCAATGTCCGGCCGACGCTGCAACACGTCGCTCGGCAGTCCCAGCGGAATGGCCGGCACCTGAAGGTTGACCACTTTCGGATCGATCGAGAACTGCGGCGCCGGCACGCCGACCAGCGCAGCAATCGCATGCTCGTATTGCGCACGCTGGTTGAGTAACAGTTGCGCCTGCAAACGGGTGGAGTCGAGCAGCGATTGCTGCTGCAACACGTCGAGCCCGGAGACCGAGCCGAGATCGTGTTCGGTGGTCACATAGTCGAGAGCCTTCTTCTGCAGGACCACTGACTGGTTCAGCACGTCGATCTCGGCATCGAGCTCACGCAGCGAGAAGTAATCGGTGGCGAGGTCGGTGGTCAGGACGAGGCGCGCGTTGGCGAGGTCGTCGCCGGACTGCTGCGCGGAGGCGACGGCGCCCTCCACTTCGCGCCGTATCCGGCCGAACAGGTCGGTGTCGTAGTCGATCGTGGGGCCGAGCTGGAAATTGTTCTGCACGGTCGACGTAGTCGGCGTCGCGTAATTGGTGAGCGGGCGGCTCTGCGAAATCCGAAAGCGCGAGCCGGCCGCGGCGAGATCCACTTCAGGCACCTGTAGCGCCCGCGTATTGGCAAGCGTCGCTCTGGCCTGCGCATAGTGTGCGCTCGCCGCAGCGAGCGTCTGATTCTGCGCGAGCGCCTGGGTTTCCAGCGTGGCGAGCGTGACGTCGCCGAACGCGCTCCACCACTCGGGCGAGATCGGCGCGTGCGACGGCTGCGCGAGACGCCAATACGAGTCGGTTTGCCACGCGGGCGGCACCGCGGCCTCGGGGCGCCTGTAGTCGGGCCCGACGGTGCATGCGCCCAGCAGCGCTACGGCCGCCGTCGCGGCAAGCGTGACGATAGCCCGGCGCAGAGCGGTCTGCCGCACGATCACGACGCCCCCTTGCCGTTTTTCTTCGGCTGCTCGATCTGCACGTGATCGCCATCTGCAATCGAATCGCTCGGGTTGATGACGACCTTGTCGGTTGCCTCGATACCACTCTCGATCTCAAGCGACTGCCCGAGGTCCTGCGCAATCACGATCTTGTGCAACTGCACGTTGCCGTGGCTGTCGACCACCGCGAGGCGCGGGCCTTCCGCGCGAAACAGCAGCGCGTTGCCGGGCACCATCAGTTTCGCGTGGGCCACCGCGGGCACGGCGACCTGTACGTAGGCGCCAGGCCGCAGTTTGCCGTCGGGATTGGGCAGCGTCACTTCGACCTGCAACGAACGTGTGGGCACATCGATCGCGCCAGCAATGTGCGTGATCATGCCGTGGAACTGCTGCGTCGGCAGCTCGGCCTGCGTGACCACCACGTACTGTCCGACCGACACGTTCTGCGCATAAGCCTGCGGCAACTGGACATACACGCGCAGCGGATCGGACTGTGCGAGCGCGAACAGCGCGCGGCTCGTGCCGCTGCCCGCGTCGATCAGGTCGCCCACGTCGACGTTGCGCTGCGTGATCACGCCCGTAAACGGCGCGACGATCCGCTTGAACGATTCGAGCTGCTGGAGACGCTTCACGTTGGCGTCGGCGGCGGCGAGATTGGCGAGATCCTGCGAATAGGTGCTTTGACGCTCGTCGAGTTCCTGCTGCGAGACGGCATCGCGTTGACGCAATTGCTGCCAGCGATCCAGCGAGCTTTTCGCGAGCCCCAGGCTGGAGCTGGTTTGCTGACGCTGCGCGAGCGCCTGCGCGAGTTCCTGGTCGATTTCCGGCGTATCCAGCACGGCAAGCAACTGGCCCTGCTTCACATGGGCGCCGATATCGGCGTACCAGTGCAGCAGATAACCCGTGGCGCGCGCATAGATCGGCGACTCGACATTGCCGCGCAACGTACCCGGCAGCAGCGTGTTGCCGCCGCCTTCCGTTTGCGTGGGCGTCACCACGTTCACGTACTGCACGGCGTTCTGCTTCGTCGTGGCCGCAACCGAACGGCTTTGCAGCAGATCGGCGATCACCGTGCGCAATGCGCCTGCAGCGAGGAGCGCCAGCACGATCCACACGGCGAGTTTGGCGCGCTTCCACTCACGGTGGCGCGGCGGCAGTGCGTGTCCGCCTTCGGTTTCTCGCGAGGGAATCGCTAGCGATGCATGGGTCTTTTCGGTCATCTCGTTCAACCACCTAATTTCAGCCAGTTCAGTCGGCCGCGCACATGCGGCGGGCGTTCGTCGTTCGGGTTACGCGGGCTGGCCCGCGCCTTCGTGATCGGGCGCGGGACCGTCACTGCCATCGTGACTGCCCTGACCGTCGCGCTCGCGCGCGTCACGGCCCGGGTCGCCGTCTCGCCGTGCGCCGCGCTCGCCGCCGCGCTTGCCGCCGCGCCCGTCGTCGGCGCCGCCGCTGCCGCCGCCATTGCCGCCGTCATTGCCATTGCCGCCCCCATTGCCGCCATTGCCATTTTCGCCGTCGTTGCGGTGGCGGCGAGCGAGGCGTGTGTGAATGCCTGCAAACAGCAGCGGCACGAAGAACAGCGTGGACACGGTCGCGAACAGCAATCCGCCGATCACCGCACGGCCGAGCGGCGCATTCTGCTCGGCGCCTTCGCCCAAACCGAGCGCCATTGGAATCATCCCGATGATCATCGCGAACGCCGTCATCAGCACCGGCCTGATCCGGCTCGCGCCGGCCTCGAGCGCGGCGGTGAGGGGCGGTGCGCCGGCGGAGAGCCGCTGGCGCGCGAACGCCACCATCAGGATACTGTTGGCCGTGGCGACGCCCATCGTCATGATCGCGCCCGTCAACGCCGGCACGCTCAGATGCGTGCCCGTCAGAAACAGCATCCACACGATGCCGGCAAGCGCCGCGGGCAACGCGCTGATGATGATGAGCGGATCGATCCACGACTGGAAATTCACGACGATCAGCAGATACACGAGGACAATCGCCATCGCCACGCCGAGCCCGAGTCCGAAGAAGGAACTGCGCATCGTCTGTACCTGGCCGCGCACCGTGATCTGACTGCCGCGCGGCAACGCCTTGCGCGCGTTGTCGACGAGCTTGTCGACCTGATTCGCGACGCTGCCCAGATCGCGGTTTTCAACGCTCACATACAGATCGATCACCGGCTTGATGTTGTAGTGCGTGACCTCGGCGAACTGGCTTTGCGGCGCGACCCGCACGAGGTTGCCGAGCAGTTGCGTCGGGCCCGTGGTCGAGCTGGAGACCGGCGTGCGCAGCAATTCGTCGATCGACGAAATCTGATACTGCGGCGTCTGCACCGCAACGTTGTATTCCACGCCGTTGCGGTTGTTGAACCAGAAACCCGGCGACGTCTGCGAGCTGCCCGACAGCGAAATCAACACGTTCTGCGCCACATTGTTCGCGTTCAGATTCAACTGCTGCAAGCGCGTGCGATCCATCTGCAGATTGATGACCGGTTCATCCAGTTTCTGCTGGATGTGCGTGTCCACCGTGCCGGGAATCATCCGCACTTCCTTTAGCAGCTTGCGCGCGACGTCGAAGTTGCCCTGCTGGTTCGCGCCGGAAATCTGCACGTCCACCGCGGCCGGCAAGCCGAAGTTGAGAATCTGCGTGACGATATCGGCCGGCTGGAAAAAGAATTCCGTACCCGGAAAACGTTGTGGCAACAACGCGCGCAGCTTGTCCATATAGATCTGGCTCGGCTTGTGGTCTTCGCTCAGCGCGACCTGAATTTCGCCGTCGAGCGTGCCGATCGTGCCCGCGTTGCTGTACGAGAGATTGATACCGCTGTACGGCAAGCCAAGGTTGTCGAGAATCGTGCCGAGTTCCTTTTGCGGCACCACCTCGCGGATCACTTTTTCGACCTGGTCCGCAAGGCGCGCGGTTTCCTCGATCCGGGTCCCGGTCGGCGCGCGCATATGCAGCCGGATGTCACCCGCGTCGACGTTCGGGAAAAAGTCTTCGCCCAGCACGAAGACGAGGCCCATCGAAATCACGCAGAAGCCGAGAAACACGGTGCCGAATGTCGCGCGACGCACCAGAAGGCTGCTGAGAATCATGATGTAACCGGCGCGCATGCGCTCGAAGCCGCGGTCGAAACGCTGGTACAGACGCTGGAACAGATTCGGCTGGGCGTCGCCTTTGGCTTTGTGCGCGTGGCCCATCAGCAGCATCGCGAGGGTCGGCACGAGCGTACGCGAAAGCACGTACGAGGCCAGCATTGCGAACACCACCGCTTCGGCGAGCGGCACGAACAGATACTTCGCGACGCCAGTGAGGAAAAACATCGGCACGAACACGATACAGATACACAGCGTCGACACCAGTGCAGGGACCGCGATTTCGCCCGCGCCTTCCAGAATCGCTTCGTGCAGATCCGTGCCCATATGCAAGTGCCGTTCGATGTTTTCGATCGTCACCGTGGCGTCGTCCACCAGAATACCGACCGCGAGCGCGAGGCCGCCGAGCGTCATGATGTTGATGGTCTGCCCGAGCGCGTGCAGCGCGATCAACGAGGACAGAATGGACAGAGGAATCGAGATGGCGATAATGCAGGTGCTGCGCCAGTTGCCGAGAAAGAGCAGGATCATCGCCGCGGTCAGCGCGGCGGCGACCAGTGCTTCGCGCACCACCCCCTGCACGGCCGCCTTGACGAACACCGACTGATCGAACAGCGCCGAAATGTTCAGATCGGGCGGCAGCGAGGAACGCGCCGACGGCAACAGACCTTTTAACGTGTTGACGATCGACAACGTGGACGCGCTGCCGTTTTTCAGCACGGACATCAGCACGCCGCGATGCCCGTCCTGCCGCACGATATTGGTCTGCGGAGAGTAACCGTCGCGCACGTGGGCGACTTCGCGCAGATACGTGGTCGCGCCATTCAGCGTGCGCACCGGGATATCGTTGAGCCCCTCCACCGTGGCGGGCGAGCCGTTCATGTTGATCGTGTATTCCTTCGGCCCGATCTTGGCCGTACCGGTCGGCAGAATCAGGTTTTGCGCGTTGAATGCGCTCACCACGTCGGATGGCGTCAGCCCTTTGGCAAGCAACGCGCGCGTGTCGAGGTCGACCGAAATCAGCCGGGATTTGCCGCCGTACGGATACGGCACCGCCGCACCCGGAATCGTGACGAGCTGCGGGCGCAGGAAATTCAATGCGGTGTCGTTCAGATCCTGCTCCGAAAGCTTCGGACTCGACAGCCCGAGCTGGATCACCGGAATACTGGAGGCCGAATAGCTGAGCACGAGCGGCGGCGTCGCCCCTTGCGGCATCTGCTTGAGCTGCGCCTGTTCGACGGCAACGGTTTGCGCAATTGCCGTCTGAATGTTTGCGGTCGGCTGCAAAAACACTTTCAGGACCGTGATACCGGCAAGCGACTGCGACTCGATGTGCTCGATGTCGTTGACGGTGGTCGTCAGACTGCGCTCGTTGACCGACGTAATCCGATTCGCCATGTCTTCGGCGGACAGGCCCGTGTACGTCCAGATAATGCTGACGACCGGGATGTTGATTTCCGGCAGCACGTCAACGGGCGTGGTGAACAGCACGAAGGGCGTCGCCAGCAGGATCAGAATGGCCATCACGATGAACGTGTAAGGCCGTTTAAGCGCTACGTTAACAATCCACATGAAACGCGCCCGAGAAGATGCAGGTAGGGAATGGGTAAGTCAGCGC includes:
- a CDS encoding heavy metal response regulator transcription factor; its protein translation is MKLLIVEDELKVVDYLRSGLTEQGWVVDVALDGEEGMHLATEFDYDVIVLDVMLPRRDGFSVLKALRMRKSTPVIMLTARDHVNDRVRGLREGADDYLTKPFSFLELVERLHALARRTRSQESTLISVGDLFVDLIGRRATRDGVRLDLTAKEFQLLSVLARRQGDILSKTAITELVWDVNFDSHTNVVETAIKRLRAKLDGPFPSKLLHTVRGMGYVLEVREEAEQS
- a CDS encoding efflux transporter outer membrane subunit → MRQTALRRAIVTLAATAAVALLGACTVGPDYRRPEAAVPPAWQTDSYWRLAQPSHAPISPEWWSAFGDVTLATLETQALAQNQTLAAASAHYAQARATLANTRALQVPEVDLAAAGSRFRISQSRPLTNYATPTTSTVQNNFQLGPTIDYDTDLFGRIRREVEGAVASAQQSGDDLANARLVLTTDLATDYFSLRELDAEIDVLNQSVVLQKKALDYVTTEHDLGSVSGLDVLQQQSLLDSTRLQAQLLLNQRAQYEHAIAALVGVPAPQFSIDPKVVNLQVPAIPLGLPSDVLQRRPDIASAERAMAAANAQIGVAKAAFFPSLTLTPSIGWEATQFASLLSAPTLMWTLGAAVGQVLFDGGRRAANVQYASEGYKATEANYRQTVLNAFQQVQDGITGLSVLDNASQQSHAAVADSQRLLSLANDRYSGGLVAFLDVITAQQSLLTSERQDVQIHGQQMTLSVSLVKALGGGWTDADMALSGTSIAPQRNAPEGNAPEGNARQGSATQGNTPQGNTPQGNARQGDMPEGNMPHDNASQGSAPEANVSPRNLRPDGKEQSEAIAHAE
- a CDS encoding efflux RND transporter periplasmic adaptor subunit; amino-acid sequence: MTEKTHASLAIPSRETEGGHALPPRHREWKRAKLAVWIVLALLAAGALRTVIADLLQSRSVAATTKQNAVQYVNVVTPTQTEGGGNTLLPGTLRGNVESPIYARATGYLLHWYADIGAHVKQGQLLAVLDTPEIDQELAQALAQRQQTSSSLGLAKSSLDRWQQLRQRDAVSQQELDERQSTYSQDLANLAAADANVKRLQQLESFKRIVAPFTGVITQRNVDVGDLIDAGSGTSRALFALAQSDPLRVYVQLPQAYAQNVSVGQYVVVTQAELPTQQFHGMITHIAGAIDVPTRSLQVEVTLPNPDGKLRPGAYVQVAVPAVAHAKLMVPGNALLFRAEGPRLAVVDSHGNVQLHKIVIAQDLGQSLEIESGIEATDKVVINPSDSIADGDHVQIEQPKKNGKGAS